DNA sequence from the Pseudomonadota bacterium genome:
ACGGTCGAGCGCCATGCGGGGCTGGCGCAGCGATACTTCCGCCTGAAGGCGCGCATGCTCGGCCTGCGCAGCCTCGAGCTGTACGATCAGTACGCCCCCATCGGTGGCGAGCCCCCGTCGTACGACTTCGCCCAGGCGCGCCGCACCGTGCTCGACGCCTACGGCGCCTTCGATCCCCACTTCGGTACCATGGCGGGCGAGTTCTTCGACCGGGGGTGGATCGATGTGTATCCGCGCCCCGGCAAGCGCGGAGGGGCCTTCTGCTCATCGCCCTCGCCGGACATGCACCCCTACGTGCTCACCAACTTCGTGGGCACCGCCCGCGACGTCATGACCCTGGCCCACGAACTGGGGCACGCGCTGCACGGCCAGCTGAGCCGCAAGCAGACGCCGCTCAACTACAACCCCCCCCTCACCACCTGCGAGACCGCCAGCGTCTTCGGCGAGTCGCTCACCTTCGACCACATGCTCAAGGGGCTCGACGACGAAGCCGAGCTGGCGCTCGTGTGCAGCAAGATCGAGGACATCTTCGCCACGGTCTTTCGCCAGACGGTGCTCACGCGGTTCGAGCAGAAGGTGTACGAGAAGCGCAAGGGCGGCCTGCTCACCCAAGAAGACTTCGATGGGGCCTGGCTCGAGGCCAACCGCGCCTACTACGGCGACGCGGTGAACCTCACCGAGGGGTATGGGCTCGGCTGGTCGTACATCCCGCACTTCATCGGGTCGCGCTTCTACTGCTACGCGTACGTGTTCGGCCAGCTGCTCACCATGGCGCTCTACCGCACCTACAAGGACGAGGGGAAGCCGTTCGTGGGCAGGTACGTCGATCTGCTCGCTGCGGGAAGCGCGCGGTCGCCCCAGGAGCTGTTCGCCCCGTTCGGCATCAACCTGGAGGACGAAGCCTTCTGGAGCCGCGGCTTCGCCGAGATCGAGGTGCTCGTCGAGCGCGCTGAGGCGCTGCACAACGCGGTGCGAAGCACAGGGCGCAAGCGCGCCTAGGTCGTTCGATC
Encoded proteins:
- a CDS encoding M3 family oligoendopeptidase, with translation MTVDVREAAEGQWDLTELFASPSDAKLDADIAKVLEMAVAFETRFRGTIDVPGGPTAEHMRDGLQAIEDIDRAASRVSTYAHLRFAQDTASEANQELVNRVEKAFTDLSSHLIFFDLEWLELDDARAEPLLAHQALATYRHYLTHERAGRPYRRSEAEEKVMMQLRRTGQGAWQKYFTELDSSLRFTVSSTVDGKKRKVEVTKAEVLHRLHDGDRKVRKEAFESLYATLGTERVKHATRFLYNTIIEDHLIRDEMRGYPSFMTARHLSNETTDEMVEAMLGTVERHAGLAQRYFRLKARMLGLRSLELYDQYAPIGGEPPSYDFAQARRTVLDAYGAFDPHFGTMAGEFFDRGWIDVYPRPGKRGGAFCSSPSPDMHPYVLTNFVGTARDVMTLAHELGHALHGQLSRKQTPLNYNPPLTTCETASVFGESLTFDHMLKGLDDEAELALVCSKIEDIFATVFRQTVLTRFEQKVYEKRKGGLLTQEDFDGAWLEANRAYYGDAVNLTEGYGLGWSYIPHFIGSRFYCYAYVFGQLLTMALYRTYKDEGKPFVGRYVDLLAAGSARSPQELFAPFGINLEDEAFWSRGFAEIEVLVERAEALHNAVRSTGRKRA